One region of Arthrobacter sp. StoSoilB22 genomic DNA includes:
- a CDS encoding LysR family transcriptional regulator yields MEIHQLQMLRELGDLGSVKAVAETLMVTPSAVSQQLALLQKSVDVPLTRKEGRALVLTDAGRVLAEAGAAVVNAMADARAAIGAYHDAPDAPVSVSAFHSAGQALFAPLAAHLASGTASDGGKSPRLRLSDEDVAQEDFPGLAARYDLVLAHRMDNSPSWPEDKVAVIPLADEPLDIALPADHPLAARSELKPSDVVDEPWVTSRDGYSPADVLAAVVAVSGRPAEVLHRINDYSTVAALVSAGGAIGLLPRFTARRVLDAGVVLRPLSGVNSVRKIDILARPETLKRKSVMTVCESLQTVMTELVELSRAGLPK; encoded by the coding sequence ATGGAAATCCATCAGCTGCAGATGCTCCGGGAACTCGGCGACCTGGGCAGCGTGAAGGCCGTTGCTGAAACTCTCATGGTCACGCCGTCGGCCGTTTCCCAACAGCTCGCCCTGCTCCAGAAGTCCGTGGACGTGCCGTTGACGCGCAAAGAAGGCCGGGCCCTGGTTCTCACCGATGCGGGCCGCGTCCTCGCGGAGGCGGGTGCCGCCGTCGTGAACGCCATGGCAGATGCGCGGGCCGCTATTGGCGCTTATCACGATGCTCCTGACGCGCCAGTAAGCGTGAGTGCTTTCCACAGCGCGGGTCAGGCGCTGTTCGCCCCGTTAGCGGCGCATTTGGCATCCGGGACGGCGTCCGACGGCGGGAAGTCGCCACGGCTTCGACTCTCCGATGAGGACGTGGCCCAGGAGGATTTCCCGGGGTTGGCTGCCCGATATGACCTGGTGTTGGCACACAGGATGGACAACAGCCCGTCCTGGCCGGAGGACAAGGTCGCAGTGATACCCCTGGCCGACGAGCCGCTGGATATTGCCCTCCCCGCGGATCACCCCTTGGCGGCCCGAAGCGAACTGAAACCGTCCGACGTCGTGGATGAACCCTGGGTGACCAGCCGCGACGGCTACTCCCCCGCAGACGTGCTGGCCGCCGTCGTCGCCGTGAGTGGGCGACCAGCCGAGGTACTGCACCGCATCAACGACTATTCCACCGTGGCGGCGCTGGTTTCCGCCGGTGGAGCGATCGGGCTATTGCCGCGCTTCACCGCCCGCCGTGTTTTGGATGCCGGCGTGGTTCTACGTCCGCTGTCCGGGGTGAACTCGGTACGGAAAATCGACATCCTGGCCCGTCCGGAGACACTCAAACGGAAATCGGTCATGACGGTTTGCGAGTCACTTCAAACCGTCATGACCGAGCTTGTTGAGCTATCCCGCGCCGGCTTACCCAAGTAA